Proteins encoded together in one Flavobacteriales bacterium window:
- a CDS encoding DUF2924 domain-containing protein — translation MSRTSTHLVQEHLELIGGEVFEKFGAVITGLVGGRNGIYALYAGDRLYYVGLAKDLKTRLKAHLNDRHKDLWDRFSVYVTNGDAHMKELESLLLRIIKPQGNRVKGRLHGSLDQHRELKRRLEQAQLQLLQGIIGKAAAPVTKRTARAPKATDRSGRADGLRGHGATGVVFLRAEHKGKTYKATLRADGSVTFAGRTYSSLSAAGQAVTQRSTNGRMFWRVRNAQGAWVSIGAMEG, via the coding sequence ATGAGCCGCACGTCCACCCATCTGGTGCAGGAACACCTGGAGCTCATCGGCGGTGAGGTGTTCGAGAAGTTCGGTGCCGTCATCACCGGCCTGGTGGGCGGCCGCAATGGCATCTACGCGCTCTACGCAGGTGACCGGCTCTACTACGTCGGCCTGGCCAAGGACCTCAAGACCCGGCTCAAGGCCCACCTGAACGACCGGCACAAGGACCTCTGGGACCGCTTCAGCGTGTACGTCACCAACGGCGACGCCCACATGAAGGAACTGGAATCCCTGCTCCTGCGCATCATCAAGCCCCAGGGCAACCGGGTGAAGGGCCGGTTGCACGGCTCCCTGGATCAACACCGCGAACTGAAGCGCCGCCTCGAACAGGCCCAGCTGCAACTGCTCCAAGGGATCATCGGCAAGGCCGCCGCGCCCGTCACCAAGCGCACGGCACGCGCGCCCAAGGCGACCGACCGCTCCGGTCGCGCGGATGGCCTGCGCGGACACGGGGCCACGGGCGTGGTCTTCCTCCGCGCCGAGCACAAGGGCAAGACCTACAAGGCCACCCTCCGTGCCGATGGGTCCGTCACCTTCGCCGGCCGCACCTACAGCTCCCTCTCCGCCGCCGGCCAGGCCGTCACCCAGCGCAGCACCAACGGCCGCATGTTCTGGCGGGTGCGCAATGCACAGGGGGCGTGGGTCAGTATCGGGGCTATGGAGGGGTAG